The following are encoded together in the Bubalus kerabau isolate K-KA32 ecotype Philippines breed swamp buffalo chromosome 3, PCC_UOA_SB_1v2, whole genome shotgun sequence genome:
- the LOC129647649 gene encoding SLA class II histocompatibility antigen, DQ haplotype D alpha chain-like — protein MKKALILRALALAAMMSPYGGEDIVADHVGTYGTNVYQTYGASGQFTFEFDGDELFYVDLGKKETVWRLPEFSNITKFEVQSALRNIVMSKRNLDILIKNSNFTPATNEIPEVAVFPKSSVVLGIPNTLICQVDNIFPPVINITWFYNGHFVAEGIAETTFYPKSDHSFLKFSYLTFLPASEDFYDCRVEHWGLEEPLVKHWEPEIPTPTSELTETVVCALGLAMGLMGIVVGTVLILQVQCLGAASRRQRAM, from the exons atgaagaaaGCTCTGATTCTGAGGGCTCTCGCTCTGGCTGCCATGATGAGCCCCTATGGAGGTGAAGACATCGTGG CTGACCACGTGGGCACTTACGGCACAAATGTCTACCAGACGTACGGCGCCTCTGGCCAGTTCACGTTTGAATTTGATGGAGACGAGCTCTTCTATGTGGACCTGGGGAAAAAGGAGACTGTCTGGCGGCTGCCTGAGTTTAGCAATATCACCAAGTTTGAAGTTCAGAGCGCCCTGAGAAACATTGTCATGTCAAAAAGAAATTTGGACATCTTGATAAAAAATTCCAACTTTACGCCTGCCACCAACG AAATCCCTGAAGTGGCTGTGTTTCCCAAATCCTCCGTGGTCCTGGGGATTCCCAATACCCTCATCTGTCAAGTGGACAACATCTTTCCTCCTGTGATCAACATCACTTGGTTTTACAACGGACACTTTGTTGCAGAAGGGATCGCTGAGACCACCTTCTACCCCAAGAGTGACCACTCTTTCCTCAAGTTCAGTTACCTCACCTTTCTTCCCGCCAGTGAAGACTTCTATGACTGCAGAGTGGAGCACTGGGGCCTGGAAGAGCCCCTCGTCAAGCACTGGG AGCCCGAGATTCCAACCCCTACATCAGAGCTGACAGAGACTGTGGtctgtgccctggggctggccatGGGTCTCATGGGGATCGTGGTGGGCACTGTCCTCATCCTCCAAGTCCAGTGCTTGGGTGCTGCCTCCAGACGTCAAAGGGCCATGTGA